A single region of the Nitrosomonas sp. Is79A3 genome encodes:
- the rplC gene encoding 50S ribosomal protein L3 yields MSLGLIGRKIGMTRIFTENGESLPVTVIDVSDNRVTQIKKIGKDGYSAVQLAFGKKRASRVNKSSAGHFAKAGVEAGSILKEFRINKDEDLDQLQNGMVIKNDIFKVGQKVDVSGITIGKGYAGVIKRHHFSSNRASHGNSKAHNKPGSIGMAQDPGRIFPGKRMSGHLGNVKRTTQNLEVIRIDSERNLLLVKGAIPGAKDGNVIVRPSIKEKK; encoded by the coding sequence ATGAGTTTAGGATTAATCGGTCGGAAGATCGGTATGACACGAATATTTACAGAAAATGGCGAAAGTTTGCCAGTGACGGTCATTGATGTATCTGATAATCGTGTGACTCAGATAAAGAAAATTGGGAAAGATGGCTATTCTGCTGTTCAACTTGCTTTTGGAAAAAAAAGAGCGAGCAGAGTAAACAAATCCAGTGCTGGTCATTTTGCTAAAGCAGGTGTTGAAGCTGGGAGTATTCTAAAAGAATTTAGAATAAATAAAGATGAAGATCTTGATCAACTTCAAAACGGAATGGTGATTAAGAATGATATTTTTAAAGTTGGACAAAAGGTAGATGTGTCAGGAATAACAATCGGTAAAGGATATGCCGGTGTAATTAAAAGACATCACTTTTCATCTAATAGAGCAAGTCATGGCAACTCAAAAGCACATAATAAGCCTGGCTCAATTGGTATGGCGCAAGATCCAGGACGTATTTTCCCCGGGAAACGTATGTCTGGGCATTTGGGGAATGTTAAAAGAACCACACAAAATCTTGAAGTAATAAGAATTGACAGTGAAAGAAATCTATTGTTGGTAAAAGGTGCGATACCTGGAGCAAAAGATGGGAATGTCATTGTGCGTCCGAGTATAAAAGAAAAAAAATAA
- the rpsJ gene encoding 30S ribosomal protein S10, translating to MQNQKIRIRLKAFDYRLIDKSALEIVETAKRTGAVVKGPVPLPTRIERFDVLRSPHVNKTSRDQFEIRTHLRLMDIIDPTDKTVDALMKLDLPAGVDVEIKL from the coding sequence ATGCAAAACCAGAAAATTAGAATTCGTCTTAAAGCCTTTGATTATCGGTTAATAGATAAATCGGCATTAGAAATTGTTGAAACAGCAAAAAGAACGGGGGCTGTTGTTAAAGGCCCCGTACCCTTGCCGACTAGAATTGAACGTTTTGATGTGCTGAGATCACCGCACGTAAACAAAACATCACGTGATCAATTTGAAATTAGGACGCACTTAAGGCTAATGGATATTATTGATCCAACGGATAAAACAGTCGATGCGCTTATGAAACTGGATCTGCCGGCTGGTGTGGATGTAGAAATTAAATTGTAA
- the tuf gene encoding elongation factor Tu, whose protein sequence is MAKSKFERSKPHVNVGTIGHVDHGKTTLTAAITTILTKKFGGEAKSYAQIDSAPEERARGITINTAHVEYETANRHYAHVDCPGHADYVKNMITGAAQMDGAILVVSAADGPMPQTREHILLARQVGVPYIIVYMNKADMVDDAELIELVEMEIRELLSKYDFPGDDTPIIVGSALKALEGDQSEIGEASILKLAEALDSYIPQPERAIDGAFLMPVEDVFSISGRGTVVTGRVERGVIKVGEEIEIVGLKPTLKTVCTGVEMFRKLLDQGQAGDNVGILLRGTKREEVERGQVLAKPSSISPHTKFTAEIYVLSKEEGGRHTPFFPGYRPQFYFRTTDVTGAIELPAGTEMVMPGDNVSVTVNLIAPIAMEDGLRFAIREGGRTVGAGVVAKIIE, encoded by the coding sequence ATGGCAAAAAGTAAATTTGAGCGGTCGAAGCCACACGTAAATGTAGGTACGATAGGACATGTCGATCATGGAAAGACGACGCTGACGGCGGCGATTACGACGATATTGACAAAGAAATTTGGTGGTGAAGCGAAGAGCTACGCGCAAATTGACTCAGCGCCAGAGGAACGTGCGCGCGGAATTACAATCAATACGGCACATGTGGAGTATGAGACAGCTAATCGCCATTATGCCCACGTAGATTGTCCTGGGCATGCGGATTATGTGAAAAACATGATTACTGGTGCAGCGCAAATGGACGGAGCGATACTGGTGGTGTCAGCAGCGGATGGCCCGATGCCGCAAACGCGTGAGCATATACTATTAGCACGCCAAGTAGGCGTACCGTACATCATCGTATACATGAATAAAGCCGACATGGTGGATGATGCGGAATTAATTGAGTTAGTGGAAATGGAAATAAGGGAATTGTTGTCGAAGTACGACTTTCCTGGAGATGACACGCCAATCATTGTTGGATCCGCTCTAAAGGCACTGGAAGGCGATCAAAGTGAAATAGGTGAAGCCTCCATCCTGAAACTGGCAGAAGCATTAGATAGCTATATTCCACAACCCGAACGTGCAATCGATGGTGCCTTTCTTATGCCGGTTGAAGACGTTTTCTCGATCTCAGGTCGTGGAACGGTAGTGACTGGACGAGTGGAGAGAGGTGTCATCAAAGTCGGGGAAGAAATCGAAATTGTTGGTCTTAAGCCCACACTGAAGACTGTATGTACAGGTGTTGAAATGTTCCGTAAACTGCTGGACCAAGGTCAGGCAGGTGACAATGTTGGAATATTGTTACGTGGTACGAAACGTGAAGAAGTAGAACGAGGTCAAGTTTTGGCAAAGCCAAGTAGCATATCACCGCATACTAAATTCACGGCTGAGATTTATGTGTTGAGCAAAGAAGAAGGTGGAAGGCATACGCCGTTTTTCCCCGGATATCGTCCGCAATTTTATTTCCGTACAACGGACGTTACAGGGGCAATTGAATTACCGGCGGGAACTGAGATGGTAATGCCTGGGGATAATGTGTCAGTGACAGTGAATTTAATAGCGCCGATAGCGATGGAAGATGGATTGCGTTTTGCTATACGCGAAGGCGGAAGAACTGTTGGTGCCGGTGTCGTTGCTAAAATAATTGAGTGA
- the fusA gene encoding elongation factor G produces MARKTPIERYRNIGIMAHIDAGKTTTTERVLFYTGVSHKLGEVHDGAATMDWMEQEQERGITITSAATTCFWKGMAENYPEHRINIIDTPGHVDFTIEVERSLRVLDGACTVFCAVGGVQPQTETVWRQANKYKVPRLAFVNKMDRSGANFMRVYDQIKTRLKAVPVPIQLPIGAEDKFEGVIDLVKMKAIYWDEESKGTKFEERDIPADLTADAQAWREKMLETAAEANEDLMNKYLENGDLEASDIKSGLRARTINNEIVPMMCGTAFKNKGVQAMLDAVIDYMPAPTDVLAIQGETERGEPDKRMADDNEPFSALAFKIATDPYVGQLIFFRVYSGVVVSGDTIYNPVKGKKERIGRILQMHANQREEIKEVRAGDIAAAVGLKDVVTGDTLCDPQKIITLERMDFPEPVIHVAVEPKTKVDQEKMGIALNRLAQEDPSFRVRTDEESGQTIISGMGELHLEIIVDRMKREFGVEANVGAPQVAYREAIRKQVEIEGKFVKQSGGRGQYGHVWLRMEPNETGKGFEFIDQIKGGSVPREYIPAVEKGLLETLPSGVLAGYPVVDVKVTLFDGSYHDVDSNENAFKMAASIAFKDGMRKASPVLLEPMMAVEVESPEDFMGNVVGDLSSRRGMIQGMEDVPGFKVIRAEVPLAEMFGYSTALRSATQGRATYSMEFKHYSEAPKNVAEAIINKK; encoded by the coding sequence GTGGCAAGAAAAACACCCATTGAGCGTTATAGAAACATCGGTATTATGGCGCATATCGACGCTGGAAAAACAACGACAACAGAGCGTGTGCTCTTTTATACTGGCGTATCGCATAAATTAGGTGAAGTTCATGATGGTGCGGCGACCATGGATTGGATGGAGCAAGAGCAGGAGAGAGGGATAACAATTACCTCTGCAGCCACAACTTGTTTCTGGAAAGGAATGGCTGAAAATTATCCAGAGCATCGAATCAATATTATTGATACACCAGGACACGTAGATTTCACTATTGAGGTTGAGCGCTCATTGCGTGTTCTCGATGGAGCATGTACGGTATTTTGTGCGGTTGGTGGTGTGCAGCCACAAACTGAAACGGTTTGGAGGCAAGCAAACAAGTATAAAGTTCCTCGCTTGGCGTTTGTAAATAAGATGGACAGGTCGGGGGCGAATTTCATGCGTGTGTATGATCAGATAAAAACGCGGCTTAAAGCCGTGCCTGTACCAATACAACTGCCAATAGGTGCAGAGGATAAGTTTGAAGGTGTCATTGATTTAGTAAAGATGAAAGCTATTTACTGGGATGAAGAAAGTAAAGGCACAAAATTTGAAGAGCGTGATATACCAGCAGATTTGACAGCGGATGCGCAGGCGTGGAGAGAAAAAATGCTCGAGACGGCAGCAGAAGCAAACGAAGATTTGATGAACAAATATCTTGAGAATGGAGATTTGGAAGCTTCGGATATTAAAAGTGGTTTGCGAGCACGGACTATAAATAATGAAATAGTTCCAATGATGTGCGGAACCGCCTTTAAGAATAAAGGTGTGCAAGCTATGTTGGATGCTGTGATAGATTATATGCCAGCACCCACTGATGTCTTGGCGATTCAGGGTGAAACTGAGCGTGGTGAGCCGGATAAAAGAATGGCTGATGACAACGAGCCTTTTTCAGCATTGGCGTTCAAGATTGCAACCGATCCCTATGTAGGGCAACTAATATTTTTTAGAGTTTATTCTGGGGTTGTTGTGTCAGGTGATACAATCTACAACCCAGTGAAAGGAAAAAAAGAAAGAATTGGCAGGATACTGCAGATGCACGCAAATCAGCGTGAAGAAATCAAGGAAGTCCGGGCTGGAGATATTGCGGCAGCTGTTGGTCTGAAAGATGTCGTTACCGGAGATACCTTGTGTGATCCGCAAAAAATAATCACACTGGAAAGAATGGATTTTCCAGAACCGGTCATTCATGTGGCAGTTGAGCCAAAGACAAAAGTAGATCAGGAAAAGATGGGGATTGCGCTCAATAGATTGGCGCAGGAAGATCCTTCGTTTAGGGTGCGGACAGATGAGGAATCTGGGCAGACAATTATCTCTGGTATGGGTGAATTGCATCTCGAAATCATCGTCGACCGTATGAAAAGAGAATTTGGTGTAGAAGCAAATGTAGGAGCGCCACAGGTTGCTTATCGTGAAGCGATACGAAAACAAGTTGAAATAGAAGGTAAATTTGTGAAGCAATCGGGAGGGCGCGGGCAGTATGGTCATGTGTGGTTGAGAATGGAGCCAAATGAAACTGGAAAAGGTTTTGAGTTCATAGACCAAATAAAAGGTGGCTCAGTGCCGCGAGAATATATACCAGCCGTTGAAAAGGGATTATTGGAAACGCTGCCAAGCGGCGTATTAGCTGGGTATCCAGTAGTGGACGTAAAGGTTACACTTTTTGATGGCTCATATCATGATGTGGATTCTAATGAGAATGCATTCAAAATGGCTGCTTCAATAGCATTCAAGGACGGAATGCGCAAGGCAAGTCCAGTGTTGCTGGAGCCCATGATGGCGGTTGAAGTGGAATCACCAGAAGATTTTATGGGGAATGTTGTCGGCGACTTGTCTTCAAGACGCGGCATGATCCAAGGAATGGAAGACGTTCCGGGATTCAAGGTAATTCGGGCTGAAGTGCCCTTGGCAGAAATGTTTGGATATTCCACGGCATTGCGCTCAGCTACTCAAGGCAGGGCAACCTATTCAATGGAGTTTAAGCATTATTCTGAGGCTCCGAAGAATGTAGCAGAAGCAATAATAAATAAGAAATAA
- the rpsG gene encoding 30S ribosomal protein S7 produces MPRRREVPKREILPDPKYHNVELAKFVNVLMTRGKKSVAERIIYGALENIEKKTGNDPLEVFTQALTNVRPIVEVKSRRVGGANYQVPVEVRSVRRNALAMRWLRDAARKRSEKSMDARLAGELTEAAEGRGGAVKKREEVHRMAESNKAFSHFRF; encoded by the coding sequence ATGCCAAGACGTAGAGAAGTTCCAAAGCGTGAGATATTGCCAGATCCGAAATATCACAATGTAGAATTAGCAAAGTTTGTAAATGTTCTCATGACTCGTGGTAAAAAATCGGTAGCGGAAAGGATTATCTACGGAGCGTTGGAGAATATTGAAAAGAAAACCGGTAATGATCCTTTGGAAGTATTTACACAAGCGTTGACTAATGTTCGCCCAATAGTGGAGGTTAAGAGCCGACGGGTTGGTGGAGCAAATTATCAGGTGCCGGTAGAGGTACGATCAGTGCGTCGCAACGCTTTGGCAATGCGATGGCTTAGGGATGCGGCTAGAAAAAGAAGCGAAAAATCAATGGATGCAAGGCTAGCTGGAGAGCTAACAGAAGCAGCTGAGGGACGTGGAGGGGCGGTAAAGAAAAGAGAGGAGGTGCATAGAATGGCGGAATCAAATAAAGCATTCTCTCATTTTAGGTTTTAA
- the rpsL gene encoding 30S ribosomal protein S12 — MPTISQLVRKPRAAKRVKSSVPALENSPQKRGVCTRVYTTTPKKPNSALRKVARVRLTNGFEVSSYIGGEGHNLQEHSVVLIRGGRVKDLPGVRYHTVRGSLDTAGVKDRKQGRSKYGSKRPKTA, encoded by the coding sequence ATGCCGACAATCAGTCAGTTAGTTCGAAAACCACGCGCAGCTAAGCGAGTCAAAAGCAGTGTTCCAGCATTAGAGAACAGCCCACAAAAAAGAGGGGTGTGCACAAGGGTATACACGACAACACCAAAAAAACCGAATTCTGCGTTGCGTAAAGTTGCAAGGGTTCGATTAACTAACGGATTTGAAGTGTCAAGTTATATTGGTGGTGAGGGGCACAATCTTCAAGAGCATTCGGTTGTGCTGATACGCGGGGGTCGTGTAAAAGATTTGCCAGGTGTGCGTTATCATACTGTTAGGGGTAGTTTGGATACAGCTGGTGTGAAAGATCGTAAGCAAGGACGATCAAAGTATGGTTCCAAAAGACCAAAAACTGCTTAG
- a CDS encoding YajQ family cyclic di-GMP-binding protein has product MPTFDIVSEVDKQEVKNAVDQVNKEVTTRFDFKGSDARVEQADYQLTIFADDEFKLEQVSDILMAKLTKRNVDVRCLDKGQVEKISGNKVKQVVTVKTGLETELAKKIIKYIKESKLKVQASIQGDIVRITGAKKDVLQESIQLIKKSIDDFPLQFQNFRD; this is encoded by the coding sequence ATGCCGACATTTGATATTGTCTCAGAAGTTGATAAACAAGAAGTCAAGAATGCAGTGGATCAAGTAAACAAAGAAGTAACCACGCGATTTGACTTTAAAGGATCCGATGCGAGGGTAGAACAGGCTGATTACCAACTGACAATATTTGCTGATGATGAATTTAAATTGGAACAAGTTTCTGACATTCTGATGGCTAAATTAACGAAGCGGAATGTGGATGTGCGATGTCTGGACAAGGGACAGGTTGAGAAAATCAGTGGTAATAAAGTAAAACAGGTAGTGACAGTTAAAACAGGACTTGAAACAGAGCTAGCAAAAAAAATTATTAAGTATATAAAGGAAAGTAAGCTTAAAGTGCAAGCGAGTATTCAAGGGGATATAGTGCGCATAACAGGTGCTAAAAAAGATGTGCTGCAGGAATCGATACAATTAATTAAAAAATCAATTGATGATTTTCCACTGCAATTCCAGAACTTTAGGGATTAA